A stretch of Roseibium porphyridii DNA encodes these proteins:
- a CDS encoding adenylate/guanylate cyclase domain-containing protein produces MISMAEIDGIEDWLIDQALGSPDMASMFAEMCERLRQCNVPIDRSMLVWSALHPLIEAELAFWENGGTVQHERIQHSAEETDDWLTSPIRAVLLSGEPMLRRRLTNQNAPLEFPLLKTLSEAGYTDYMVMPTQFNIPSIPSEYPTTGIIVSWATRQEGGFSDEALKAIQYIQRRLALAARATLEGQISQTIAETYLGKIAGDKVLNGQIRHGDGETIDAVIYYSDMRESTAIAETLGPDAYLGWLNTYFEATAGAVLQHGGEVLDFIGDAVLGAFPIGDQDLEECVNRAIAAADETRKRLQSINLSASQDRPMKSGIALSVGSVMFGNIGVPHRLTFSVIGQTVHAAARVESLTKQLGVDVLMTQDIARFAESRSQPVGAFELNGFSEHQPLFSLT; encoded by the coding sequence ATGATCAGTATGGCTGAAATAGACGGCATCGAGGACTGGCTGATTGACCAGGCACTCGGATCTCCGGACATGGCCTCCATGTTTGCCGAAATGTGCGAGCGATTGCGCCAGTGCAATGTTCCCATCGACAGGTCAATGCTGGTGTGGTCAGCGCTGCACCCGCTCATCGAGGCTGAGCTCGCATTCTGGGAAAACGGTGGCACGGTGCAACACGAACGGATCCAGCACTCGGCCGAAGAAACGGACGATTGGCTGACAAGTCCGATCCGCGCTGTCCTGTTGAGCGGTGAACCGATGCTCCGGCGCCGATTGACCAACCAGAACGCACCGTTGGAGTTCCCGTTGCTCAAAACGCTGTCGGAAGCGGGTTACACCGACTACATGGTGATGCCGACCCAGTTCAATATTCCCTCTATTCCGAGCGAATACCCAACGACGGGCATCATTGTCAGCTGGGCGACACGTCAGGAGGGCGGCTTCTCCGACGAAGCCTTGAAGGCTATTCAGTATATCCAGAGACGGCTCGCGCTCGCAGCCCGAGCAACTTTGGAAGGGCAGATCAGCCAAACCATTGCCGAGACCTATCTTGGCAAGATTGCCGGTGACAAGGTCCTCAACGGACAAATCCGTCATGGCGACGGTGAAACGATCGACGCGGTCATCTATTACAGCGATATGCGCGAATCCACGGCCATTGCGGAAACCCTCGGGCCTGATGCCTATCTTGGCTGGCTGAACACTTATTTCGAAGCAACCGCGGGTGCTGTTTTGCAGCATGGAGGTGAGGTTCTCGATTTCATTGGCGACGCGGTTCTTGGGGCCTTTCCGATAGGCGATCAAGATCTGGAGGAATGCGTCAACCGCGCGATCGCCGCCGCCGACGAGACTAGAAAACGTCTGCAGTCGATCAATCTGAGCGCATCTCAGGATCGACCAATGAAATCCGGAATTGCTCTGTCCGTCGGGTCCGTCATGTTCGGCAACATCGGTGTTCCGCACCGGCTGACATTTTCAGTGATCGGTCAAACGGTTCACGCTGCGGCGCGTGTCGAGAGCCTGACAAAACAGCTCGGTGTCGATGTTCTGATGACCCAAGACATTGCGCGCTTTGCAGAATCCAGATCACAGCCGGTTGGCGCTTTTGAGCTCAATGGGTTTTCTGAACACCAACCACTCTTCTCGTTGACCTGA
- a CDS encoding glycosyltransferase family 39 protein, giving the protein MSTPLCNMPASRAALLYGGIVCLLYALVPSLFFPGPPLDVVEGFAWGRELQLGYTKHPPMQAWLLEATYQLTGGYAGGYWLSALCAGIGYVFVWQIGKRLGFSDWQAFWAVVLTSVTFYFTLPMPEFNPNILQIPVWTGMILLFHRALQKGHLLDWMLLGALAAFGFYVKYFVLLLVGTIGLYSLVFKDARHHLLTPGPWLCAITCLILLVPHGFWLLETDFLTFQYAASRSKPAMLFWDHIFNPLNFLGAQIGNHAGLLVVVLAGLGFHGLTHFLSKVEETSNERDRRHDRFLLWFGFVPLTVVLLTSALSGNEFEHMWGTPMFVLSGVLAVRYLALPAAWPHPKRALWSAGFIQFVFLTVLFGQAVLEPHWKTKQSRMHYPAKAVALELAAIWQEETGSNLAYVAGDMWSAANVTLFAPERPSMFYLHDQVLSPWIDIDDIQKKGLMIVWRGERDKPLNEILHHYPNAVRHGQRTFPYQTSGPMPDARINWIIIPPGAVSEAMPK; this is encoded by the coding sequence TTGTCCACGCCCTTATGCAACATGCCCGCCTCTCGCGCCGCCCTTCTTTATGGTGGCATTGTCTGCCTGCTTTATGCGCTTGTTCCCAGCCTGTTTTTTCCCGGACCACCCTTGGATGTTGTGGAAGGTTTTGCCTGGGGCCGCGAACTTCAGCTTGGATATACCAAGCACCCGCCCATGCAGGCTTGGCTACTTGAAGCGACCTACCAGTTGACGGGAGGATATGCCGGGGGCTATTGGCTGAGCGCGCTCTGCGCTGGGATCGGATACGTCTTCGTCTGGCAAATCGGCAAACGGCTTGGGTTCAGCGATTGGCAAGCGTTCTGGGCCGTCGTTCTGACAAGCGTGACTTTCTACTTCACGCTCCCGATGCCTGAATTCAATCCGAATATTCTGCAGATCCCGGTCTGGACCGGAATGATCTTGCTGTTTCACCGGGCCTTACAAAAAGGACACCTGCTTGACTGGATGCTTTTGGGTGCTCTGGCAGCCTTCGGGTTTTACGTCAAATACTTCGTGCTGCTTCTGGTTGGAACCATCGGCCTCTATTCACTTGTGTTCAAAGACGCCCGGCACCATCTGCTGACCCCCGGACCGTGGCTGTGTGCCATCACCTGCCTGATCCTGCTTGTCCCACATGGTTTTTGGCTCCTGGAAACAGACTTTCTGACGTTTCAATACGCAGCCAGTCGCAGCAAACCTGCGATGCTTTTCTGGGATCACATTTTCAATCCTCTCAATTTTTTGGGAGCTCAGATCGGAAACCATGCCGGACTATTGGTGGTCGTTCTTGCCGGCCTCGGCTTTCACGGCCTGACTCACTTCCTGTCCAAGGTGGAGGAAACATCGAACGAGCGCGACAGGAGACACGATCGATTTCTGCTTTGGTTTGGCTTTGTTCCGTTGACTGTGGTGTTGCTGACTTCGGCTTTGAGCGGAAACGAGTTTGAGCACATGTGGGGAACGCCGATGTTCGTGCTGTCCGGTGTACTTGCCGTCCGGTATTTAGCGCTACCGGCAGCATGGCCCCATCCGAAGAGAGCTCTATGGTCGGCTGGCTTTATCCAGTTTGTCTTTCTGACAGTTCTCTTTGGACAGGCGGTTCTGGAACCTCATTGGAAGACCAAACAATCCAGGATGCACTATCCGGCAAAGGCTGTTGCGCTTGAGCTTGCTGCGATATGGCAGGAAGAAACTGGAAGCAACCTTGCTTATGTTGCCGGTGACATGTGGTCCGCGGCCAATGTCACCTTGTTCGCACCGGAGCGGCCATCAATGTTCTATCTGCACGATCAGGTCCTGAGCCCATGGATCGACATTGACGATATCCAGAAGAAGGGACTGATGATTGTTTGGCGCGGCGAGCGGGACAAACCTTTGAACGAGATCCTGCACCATTACCCGAACGCCGTTCGTCACGGCCAGAGAACCTTTCCCTACCAGACTTCCGGACCAATGCCAGATGCACGTATCAATTGGATAATCATCCCGCCTGGTGCCGTTTCCGAAGCAATGCCAAAATAG
- a CDS encoding GtrA family protein — MTPERTRQTLKTETTAAGKFAIVGILATLTHAAVAGGLLETGQLSAFPANICGFLVAFFVSFGGHYFWSFAHLRQQGTAMKSMTRFLVIALSGFALNSTVLALWLGFTPWPDLIGLMFSIAIVPALTFLGARLWAFSHRTAET, encoded by the coding sequence ATGACGCCTGAGCGCACTCGGCAAACGCTGAAGACCGAGACTACGGCTGCCGGAAAATTTGCAATTGTCGGCATCCTTGCGACGCTCACCCATGCAGCTGTTGCCGGCGGACTATTGGAAACCGGTCAGCTTTCCGCTTTTCCGGCGAATATCTGCGGTTTTCTGGTCGCGTTTTTTGTTTCTTTCGGAGGGCACTATTTCTGGAGTTTTGCGCATTTGCGTCAACAGGGTACGGCAATGAAAAGCATGACCCGGTTCCTTGTCATTGCTCTAAGTGGTTTTGCGCTCAATTCAACCGTACTGGCACTCTGGCTTGGATTCACCCCCTGGCCCGATCTCATCGGGTTGATGTTCTCCATCGCTATCGTGCCAGCCTTAACCTTCCTGGGAGCGCGTCTTTGGGCCTTCTCCCATCGAACCGCTGAAACCTGA
- a CDS encoding glycosyltransferase family 2 protein produces MENTAAASVYVSRRENTRPDAPVLSVLVPVFNEEEVILHFLEATKPVLERTGLQYEYVFIDDGSRDNTADLLAQELKTGLPGRLLGLSRNFGKEAALSAGLEAAKGDIAIIIDADLQDPPELILQMLDGWRAGYDVVYGLRVDRSSDTLMKRSTAGLFYKLFNRLANIDMPANAGDFRLIDRAVIDALLRLPERNRFMKGLFAWVGFPSMALPYERPPRKAGNGKFNYWKLWNFALDGLTGFTTLPLRIWFYGGMIISLAAFAYAFYLTLRVFLHGIDVPGYASLMVALLFFSGVQLLSIGMIGEYIARLFNEAKQRPVFVLQDVIEGTEPQTAPHVDKTSDDA; encoded by the coding sequence ATGGAAAACACTGCCGCAGCATCCGTCTACGTTTCCCGACGCGAAAACACTCGCCCAGATGCACCTGTTCTCAGCGTGCTCGTACCTGTTTTCAACGAGGAAGAAGTCATCCTCCACTTCCTGGAGGCAACGAAGCCCGTACTTGAACGCACTGGGCTGCAATATGAGTATGTCTTCATTGACGACGGCAGCCGCGACAACACAGCAGACCTGCTCGCACAGGAGCTGAAAACAGGCCTGCCCGGGCGCCTTTTGGGACTGTCTCGCAATTTCGGCAAGGAAGCAGCGCTTTCAGCTGGGCTGGAAGCTGCGAAAGGCGACATTGCCATCATCATTGATGCAGATCTTCAAGACCCGCCAGAGCTCATTCTTCAAATGCTCGACGGTTGGCGAGCTGGCTATGACGTCGTCTACGGTCTGAGGGTGGACAGGTCGTCCGACACACTGATGAAACGCTCCACCGCTGGACTGTTTTATAAGCTTTTCAACCGGTTAGCGAATATAGACATGCCTGCGAATGCCGGTGATTTCCGCCTGATCGATCGGGCGGTAATCGACGCCTTGCTTCGATTGCCGGAGCGAAACCGATTCATGAAAGGACTTTTTGCCTGGGTCGGATTTCCGTCCATGGCCCTGCCATATGAACGACCGCCCCGAAAGGCAGGCAATGGAAAGTTCAACTATTGGAAGCTCTGGAATTTCGCGCTTGATGGTCTGACAGGCTTTACCACCTTGCCTCTACGCATCTGGTTTTATGGTGGCATGATCATTTCTCTGGCGGCCTTCGCCTATGCTTTCTACCTGACGCTTCGCGTGTTTTTGCACGGCATCGACGTGCCTGGCTACGCCTCGCTCATGGTGGCTTTGTTGTTCTTCTCGGGTGTTCAATTGCTCTCGATCGGCATGATTGGAGAGTATATCGCGCGGCTGTTCAACGAGGCCAAACAGCGGCCGGTTTTTGTTCTGCAGGACGTTATAGAAGGCACCGAACCTCAGACAGCACCGCACGTGGACAAGACCTCTGATGACGCCTGA
- the secA gene encoding preprotein translocase subunit SecA produces MAGLGALARKLFGSANDRKIKTFRSTVEQINALEPEVQALSDEALRARTDEFREQLKNGASVEDLLVPAFATVREAARRALGQRHYDVQLIGGMVLNSGQIAEMRTGEGKTLVATAPVYLNALTGNGVHVVTVNDYLAQRDSEWMGQVYRFLGLTVGCITHGLSDEERRDAYAADVTYGTNNEFGFDYLRDNMKHDRESMVQRDHAYAIVDEVDSILIDEARTPLIISGPLEDRSEFYNTVDAFIPHLTDEDYELDEKQRSATFTEAGNEKLEGLLSEAELLKGDSLYDVENVSIVHHLQQALKAHKLFQRDKDYIVRNDEVVIIDEFTGRMMPGRRFSEGLHQALEAREKVRIQPENQTLASITFQNYFRMYGKLAGMTGTASTEADEFADIYKLEVVEIPTNVTVKRIDDDDEVYRTVQEKFIAIVKLIDDCKERGQPILVGTTSIEKSELLAELLKKQHGYKQIDLSDPAAFAAAQKKDDGKSKVFAVLNARYHEQEAFIVAQAGLPGAVTIATNMAGRGTDIQLGGNADMQIAMELGDMPEGAERETKETQIRDEVERLKTKALEAGGLYVIGTERHESRRIDNQLRGRSGRQGDPGHSKFFLSLQDDLMRIFGSERMDTMLQKLGLEEGEAIIHPWINKALEKAQQKVEARNFDIRKNLLKFDDVMNDQRKVVFEQRIELMDSEAIQDAVADMRHDVIDDLVARHIPEKAYPEQWDTEGLQEEVGKYLNLDVPVKDWADEEGIADEEVRDRLRKSADEAMAQKVAKYSPDVMRQVEKAILLQTLDNLWREHLSNLDHLRSVVGFRGYAQRDPLQEYKTEAFTLFESMLAQLRQMTTAQLLRVELVTEQPPQMPEEPEMHAHHINPLTGEDEMALAGTNPAPRGERNPEDPSTWGKVGRNEPCPCGSGKKFKHCHGALV; encoded by the coding sequence ATGGCTGGCCTTGGCGCTTTAGCACGTAAGTTATTCGGTTCGGCAAACGACCGGAAGATAAAGACATTTCGTTCAACGGTGGAGCAGATCAACGCGCTCGAGCCTGAAGTGCAGGCCCTGTCGGACGAGGCGCTGCGCGCCCGAACGGACGAGTTCCGCGAGCAGCTGAAAAACGGCGCCAGCGTGGAAGACCTGCTTGTCCCTGCCTTTGCAACCGTGCGCGAGGCAGCCCGCAGGGCGCTCGGCCAACGCCACTATGACGTACAGTTGATCGGCGGCATGGTTCTCAATTCTGGCCAGATTGCAGAAATGCGCACCGGTGAGGGCAAGACACTGGTTGCAACCGCGCCGGTCTACCTGAACGCGCTGACCGGCAATGGCGTTCACGTGGTGACCGTCAACGACTATCTGGCACAGCGCGACAGCGAATGGATGGGCCAGGTTTACAGATTTCTTGGACTGACGGTCGGCTGCATCACACATGGCCTTTCAGACGAAGAACGCCGGGACGCCTACGCAGCGGATGTCACTTACGGTACGAACAACGAATTCGGCTTCGACTATCTGCGCGACAACATGAAACATGACCGCGAGTCGATGGTTCAGCGCGATCATGCCTATGCCATTGTCGATGAAGTCGATTCCATCCTGATTGATGAAGCAAGGACGCCGCTCATCATTTCTGGTCCGCTGGAGGACCGGTCGGAATTCTACAATACCGTCGATGCCTTCATCCCGCACCTGACGGACGAAGACTACGAGCTCGACGAGAAGCAACGATCCGCCACATTTACGGAAGCCGGCAACGAGAAGCTCGAGGGATTGCTCAGCGAAGCGGAGCTCTTGAAGGGCGATTCGCTCTATGACGTGGAAAACGTTTCAATCGTCCACCATCTGCAGCAGGCTCTAAAAGCTCACAAGCTGTTCCAGCGTGACAAGGACTACATCGTCCGCAACGACGAAGTCGTCATCATCGACGAGTTCACCGGGCGCATGATGCCGGGACGCCGCTTTTCCGAAGGTTTGCACCAGGCTCTCGAAGCTCGCGAGAAAGTGCGCATTCAACCGGAAAACCAGACCCTCGCGTCAATCACGTTCCAGAACTATTTCCGTATGTATGGCAAGCTTGCCGGCATGACCGGCACCGCGTCGACAGAAGCCGACGAATTTGCGGACATCTACAAGCTGGAAGTTGTCGAGATCCCGACCAATGTGACCGTCAAACGTATTGACGATGACGACGAAGTCTATCGAACCGTCCAGGAGAAGTTCATCGCGATTGTCAAACTGATTGACGATTGCAAGGAGCGCGGCCAACCGATCCTGGTGGGAACCACGTCCATCGAAAAGTCCGAGCTTCTTGCCGAGCTTTTGAAGAAACAGCATGGCTACAAGCAGATTGATCTGAGCGACCCGGCAGCATTCGCGGCCGCGCAGAAGAAAGACGACGGCAAATCCAAGGTCTTTGCGGTTCTCAATGCCCGTTACCATGAACAGGAAGCGTTCATTGTCGCGCAGGCGGGTCTTCCGGGCGCGGTCACCATTGCAACCAACATGGCCGGTCGCGGTACCGACATTCAGCTGGGCGGCAATGCCGACATGCAGATTGCCATGGAATTGGGTGACATGCCGGAAGGCGCTGAGCGCGAAACGAAGGAAACCCAGATCCGCGACGAAGTCGAAAGACTCAAGACCAAGGCCCTGGAAGCCGGCGGTCTTTACGTCATCGGTACGGAACGGCATGAGAGCCGCCGGATCGACAACCAGCTGCGAGGCCGCTCCGGTCGTCAGGGCGACCCGGGACATTCCAAGTTTTTCTTGTCGCTTCAAGATGATTTGATGCGCATCTTCGGCTCGGAGCGCATGGACACCATGCTGCAAAAGCTCGGCCTTGAAGAAGGCGAAGCAATTATCCACCCGTGGATCAACAAGGCGCTGGAAAAGGCACAACAGAAAGTCGAGGCCCGCAACTTCGACATTCGTAAGAACCTTCTGAAATTCGACGACGTCATGAACGACCAGCGCAAGGTTGTTTTTGAACAGCGCATCGAATTGATGGACAGCGAAGCCATTCAGGACGCTGTCGCGGACATGCGGCATGACGTGATCGATGATCTGGTCGCAAGACACATTCCCGAAAAAGCCTACCCGGAACAGTGGGACACGGAAGGTCTTCAGGAAGAAGTGGGCAAGTACCTCAATCTCGATGTCCCGGTAAAGGACTGGGCGGACGAGGAAGGCATTGCCGACGAAGAAGTTCGGGACCGGCTGCGCAAGTCAGCGGACGAGGCCATGGCCCAGAAAGTCGCCAAATATTCGCCCGACGTGATGCGTCAGGTCGAAAAGGCAATCCTGCTCCAGACACTCGACAACCTCTGGCGCGAACATCTGTCGAACCTCGACCATTTGCGCTCAGTGGTCGGCTTCCGTGGCTATGCACAGCGTGATCCTCTTCAGGAATACAAGACCGAAGCCTTCACGCTGTTTGAATCGATGCTGGCACAACTCCGTCAAATGACCACGGCACAATTGCTGCGCGTCGAACTCGTAACGGAACAGCCCCCGCAAATGCCGGAAGAGCCGGAAATGCACGCCCATCACATCAACCCATTGACCGGGGAAGACGAAATGGCGCTTGCAGGAACAAACCCGGCACCGCGCGGCGAACGCAATCCGGAAGATCCATCGACCTGGGGCAAAGTTGGCCGCAATGAGCCTTGTCCGTGCGGATCGGGCAAGAAATTCAAACACTGCCACGGTGCCTTGGTGTAA
- a CDS encoding peptidylprolyl isomerase has protein sequence MFRISMRRPVQTLAVSLMALSLGSVSLSAAEPGDVVAKVGEAEITEADLAFAAKDLGQELQRFPPAQWRQLLLDAVVDMELLAQAARQDGLDQDPDFQKQMEFLELQALRNAYLSQKIGDAISDEDLQAAYDKEFADFEGAEEVNARHILVKEKAEAEELIKELDGGADFAELAREKSTGPSGPNGGDLGFFGRGQMVPPFDEAVFALDPGTYTKEPVETQFGWHVIKLEGKRKQEKPALEEVANGLRQQLFRDRYEAKMAELKGAATVEVLDEKLAKPGEEKPATE, from the coding sequence ATGTTCCGAATTTCGATGCGCAGGCCTGTTCAGACGCTTGCCGTTTCCCTTATGGCTCTGTCGCTCGGATCCGTTTCGCTGTCTGCAGCCGAGCCCGGCGATGTGGTGGCAAAGGTGGGTGAAGCGGAAATCACGGAAGCGGATCTCGCGTTTGCTGCCAAAGACTTAGGCCAGGAACTGCAACGGTTTCCACCTGCGCAGTGGCGGCAGCTGTTGCTTGATGCCGTCGTTGACATGGAGCTGCTTGCCCAGGCTGCGCGGCAGGATGGACTCGATCAGGATCCCGATTTCCAGAAGCAAATGGAATTCCTGGAGCTGCAAGCGCTTCGCAATGCGTATTTGTCGCAGAAAATAGGTGATGCGATTTCCGACGAAGATCTGCAGGCTGCCTATGATAAGGAGTTCGCCGATTTCGAAGGCGCAGAAGAGGTCAATGCTCGTCACATTCTGGTGAAGGAGAAGGCCGAAGCTGAAGAATTGATCAAGGAGCTGGACGGCGGCGCTGATTTCGCCGAGTTGGCCCGGGAAAAATCCACCGGCCCGTCTGGACCCAATGGCGGTGACCTCGGTTTCTTCGGTCGTGGCCAGATGGTGCCTCCTTTTGACGAAGCCGTCTTTGCGCTTGATCCGGGCACCTACACAAAGGAACCCGTCGAAACACAGTTCGGCTGGCACGTCATCAAGCTTGAAGGAAAGCGCAAGCAGGAAAAACCTGCTCTTGAAGAGGTTGCCAACGGATTGCGGCAACAGCTCTTCCGCGATCGGTACGAAGCAAAGATGGCGGAACTCAAGGGTGCGGCCACTGTTGAAGTTCTGGACGAGAAACTTGCCAAGCCGGGCGAAGAAAAGCCGGCCACGGAATAA
- the argJ gene encoding bifunctional glutamate N-acetyltransferase/amino-acid acetyltransferase ArgJ, whose amino-acid sequence MSTTVSPLAPTSYPDMPELKGVKFATAEAGIKYEGRTDVLLATVAEGTSVAGVFTRSKCPSAPVDWCRSRLAGGTVRALLVNSGNANAFTGRKGMAAVKLSAEIVAGALDVAEEDVFLASTGVIGEPLPAEKFSVVVEGLKTSQGKATWLDAASAIMTTDTYPKVATASVDLDGKTIVINGIAKGAGMIAPDMATMLSFIFTDAAIAPDVLQALLSDETPGSFNAITVDSDTSTSDTVLLFATGAATDSGVDPVTSLDDPRIGILRTALGDVMLDLSHQIVKDGEGARKFVEVRVEGAKNEASAKKIALAIANSPLVKTAIAGEDANWGRVVMAVGKAGEPADRDRLAIWFGDIRVAVEGERDPDYSEEAASEVMKCEEILLRVDLGLGEGAASVWTCDLTKEYVAINGDYRS is encoded by the coding sequence ATGTCGACGACCGTTTCCCCGCTTGCCCCAACGTCCTACCCGGACATGCCGGAACTCAAAGGCGTCAAGTTTGCGACCGCCGAAGCTGGCATCAAATATGAGGGCAGAACCGATGTGCTGCTGGCGACTGTCGCCGAGGGGACCTCTGTTGCAGGTGTCTTCACCCGCTCCAAGTGCCCGTCTGCTCCGGTTGATTGGTGCCGGTCTCGCCTTGCTGGCGGGACGGTGCGGGCATTGCTGGTGAATTCAGGAAATGCCAATGCCTTTACCGGAAGAAAGGGCATGGCTGCCGTCAAACTGTCGGCTGAAATCGTCGCGGGTGCGCTGGATGTTGCCGAAGAAGACGTTTTTTTGGCATCGACCGGTGTGATTGGTGAACCGTTGCCAGCTGAGAAGTTTTCAGTTGTTGTGGAGGGCCTCAAGACCAGCCAGGGCAAAGCAACATGGCTGGATGCTGCGAGTGCCATAATGACCACGGATACCTACCCGAAGGTCGCAACGGCCAGTGTTGATCTGGACGGAAAGACAATTGTTATCAACGGTATTGCAAAAGGGGCAGGCATGATCGCGCCTGACATGGCGACGATGTTGTCCTTCATCTTTACCGATGCCGCTATTGCCCCGGATGTGTTGCAGGCACTTCTCAGCGATGAAACGCCCGGCAGCTTCAACGCTATTACGGTCGATAGCGACACATCGACATCCGATACTGTTCTCTTGTTCGCAACCGGTGCAGCTACTGACAGCGGCGTGGATCCGGTGACATCACTTGACGACCCAAGGATCGGTATTCTCCGCACTGCGCTCGGTGATGTGATGCTCGATCTTTCACATCAGATCGTGAAGGACGGGGAAGGGGCTCGAAAATTCGTCGAAGTTCGCGTCGAAGGCGCGAAAAATGAAGCTTCGGCCAAAAAAATCGCCTTGGCCATCGCCAATTCGCCCCTCGTAAAGACGGCCATTGCGGGGGAAGACGCCAATTGGGGACGCGTCGTCATGGCGGTTGGAAAGGCAGGCGAACCTGCCGATCGGGACCGGCTGGCGATCTGGTTCGGCGACATTCGGGTGGCTGTCGAGGGCGAGCGTGATCCAGACTACAGCGAAGAAGCTGCTTCAGAGGTGATGAAGTGCGAGGAAATTCTTCTGCGGGTCGATCTTGGTCTTGGCGAAGGTGCTGCATCCGTTTGGACCTGCGACCTCACCAAGGAATATGTCGCTATCAACGGTGACTATCGCAGTTGA
- the mutT gene encoding 8-oxo-dGTP diphosphatase MutT, which yields MTKIVLVAACALVDTDGRILLAQRPEGKSMAGLWEFPGGKVETGERPEETLIRELHEELGIEVNEACLAPLTFASHTYEDFHLLMPLFICRRWEGVPQGQERQALKWVRAVRLRDYPMPAADEPLIPHLMDAV from the coding sequence ATGACCAAAATCGTGCTCGTTGCTGCCTGCGCACTTGTGGACACCGATGGCCGGATCCTTCTGGCACAGCGTCCGGAAGGCAAATCCATGGCAGGGCTGTGGGAATTCCCCGGGGGAAAGGTTGAAACCGGCGAGCGGCCTGAGGAAACACTGATCCGGGAACTCCACGAGGAACTCGGAATTGAGGTTAACGAAGCGTGTCTCGCCCCCCTTACTTTTGCGAGCCACACTTACGAAGATTTTCATCTACTTATGCCACTTTTCATTTGCCGAAGATGGGAAGGTGTCCCGCAAGGTCAGGAACGTCAGGCACTCAAATGGGTGCGGGCTGTGAGGTTGCGGGATTATCCGATGCCGGCCGCCGACGAACCTCTCATCCCGCATCTGATGGACGCCGTATAG
- a CDS encoding Flp family type IVb pilin has product MKSRKLSVSDRQRPFRKLLARFGRDQSGATLIEYGLIVGTISIAILLSMTVIGTSLRDGVFSPVSTAIKSADSNIK; this is encoded by the coding sequence ATGAAAAGCCGAAAATTATCTGTTTCAGACCGTCAGAGACCGTTTCGCAAGCTCCTTGCAAGGTTCGGACGTGACCAGTCGGGTGCGACACTGATCGAATACGGCCTTATCGTCGGCACGATCAGTATCGCCATTTTGCTCTCAATGACCGTGATCGGAACATCGCTGCGTGATGGTGTTTTCTCGCCAGTCTCGACCGCCATCAAGTCCGCGGACAGCAACATTAAATAA
- a CDS encoding class I SAM-dependent methyltransferase: MTDQPDLFDRSLLRARRARALKSSKSGSDFLLQAIAEDLEDRLHLVNRQFSIAVDLGGHTGLISQAIRNTGKAERLVRADLFVADHHMSPPDLVCDDGLLPLRDQSVDLVISALSLQFVNDLPGALIQVRRSLRPDGLFLAALPGAGTLAELRDSLTRAELELKGGAAARVLPFADTRDLGSLLQRAGFALPVTDLDTLTVRYDSMFGLMADLRAMGATSILRDRSRLPLSRKVLFRAAELYAQNHADADGRIRATFAFVTLSGWAPHESQQKPLRPGAAKTRLADALGTREQKLK, encoded by the coding sequence GTGACCGACCAGCCTGATCTTTTTGACCGTTCTCTCTTAAGAGCCCGCCGTGCGCGTGCGCTCAAGTCTTCGAAATCAGGCTCGGACTTTCTTCTGCAGGCGATCGCCGAGGATCTTGAGGACAGACTGCATCTGGTCAACCGGCAGTTCTCAATTGCAGTCGACCTGGGTGGTCATACCGGTCTCATAAGTCAGGCGATCCGGAACACTGGCAAAGCTGAAAGACTGGTCAGAGCGGACTTGTTTGTTGCGGATCATCATATGTCACCACCGGACCTGGTTTGCGATGACGGCTTGTTGCCGCTGCGTGACCAGTCAGTTGATCTGGTGATTTCAGCCTTGAGCCTGCAGTTCGTCAACGATCTTCCAGGCGCTCTCATTCAGGTTCGCAGAAGCCTGAGGCCTGATGGCCTGTTCCTTGCGGCCCTTCCCGGCGCTGGTACCCTTGCGGAATTGCGGGACAGCCTGACGCGGGCAGAACTTGAACTCAAAGGCGGAGCAGCTGCAAGAGTGCTTCCTTTTGCAGATACGCGCGATCTTGGAAGTCTGCTTCAGCGAGCGGGATTTGCTTTGCCTGTAACCGACCTCGACACACTGACCGTCAGATACGATTCCATGTTCGGACTGATGGCGGATCTGCGCGCAATGGGCGCAACCTCCATTCTGAGAGATCGCAGCCGATTACCTTTGTCACGGAAGGTGCTGTTTCGTGCAGCAGAGCTTTATGCGCAAAACCATGCCGACGCGGATGGACGGATTCGGGCGACATTTGCTTTCGTGACACTGTCCGGTTGGGCTCCGCACGAAAGCCAACAAAAGCCCCTGAGACCCGGCGCGGCCAAGACAAGACTTGCAGATGCGTTGGGTACCAGAGAGCAGAAGCTCAAGTAG